A portion of the Naumovozyma castellii chromosome 2, complete genome genome contains these proteins:
- the NCAS0B00100 gene encoding uncharacterized protein, whose product MREYPILTIPSGQFTVIDGFLISLDNRTANDISSESAKELLTPGSWYILKNSYNPISLTVLQLMSSNYMFTNHPLLLFVLRPTVYVRFVRKNNKYHCVKTNKAHGTHKAFALDCERTDEPKTKFIVFTHPLQNTVNSFSKIYTQQMNEKLRILQTFESIHDTKVSNLTLKNLKGFDLPDIMFIPEEIMLNIKLPITRAKIEQLKIKEESSKMKQIEKLEESLYNISLEKNIWRLNKMKEYLEADKMMNGGRTLGFEVMFNKCKIQLVKNLKLISKYVYPRLIKQWFKESQELTCLVVAISERYTVVDKYVVDTQERKLIDPEVLRRSGT is encoded by the coding sequence ATGAGGGAGTACCCAATACTTACCATACCAAGTGGACAATTTACAGTTATCGATGGTTTTCTTATAAGTTTGGACAACCGAACAGCCAACGACATTTCCTCAGAATCAGCAAAGGAGCTGCTAACTCCCGGAAGTTGGTATATTCTCAAAAACTCCTACAATCCAATATCCTTGACAGTTTTACAATTAATGAGCTCCAATTACATGTTTACCAACCATCCCCTCTTATTATTTGTCCTAAGACCAACTGTCTATGTCAGGTTTGTtagaaagaataataaatacCATTGTGTGAAAACAAATAAAGCACATGGAACTCATAAAGCTTTTGCACTAGACTGCGAAAGAACAGATGAACCAAAGACGAAATTTATTGTATTTACGCATCCTTTACAGAACACAGTTAATTCTTTCAGTAAGATATACACACAACAGATGAATGAAAAGTTACGAATTCTTCAAACCTTTGAATCCATACATGACACGAAAGTAAGCAATCTCactttgaagaatctgAAAGGATTTGATCTTCCTGATATCATGTTTATCCCAGAAGAAATAATGCTAAATATAAAGCTCCCGATAACTCGAGCCAAAATagaacaattaaaaattaaagaagaatcatCTAAAATGAAACAGATAGAAAAGTTAGAGGAGAGCCTATATAATATTAGTCTAGAAAAGAACATTTGGAGATTAAACAAGATGAAAGAGTATTTAGAGGCTGATAAGATGATGAATGGTGGCAGAACTTTAGGTTTCGAAGTAATGTTTAACAAATGTAAAATCCAACTGGTAAAGAATCTCAAACTTATTAGCAAGTACGTATATCCTCGTCTTATAAAGCAGTGGTTTAAGGAATCTCAGGAGCTTACATGTCTAGTTGTTGCCATTTCAGAGCGCTACACAGTTGTCGATAAATATGTGGTGGACACACAGGAGAGAAAGCTTATAGATCCCGAAGTTTTACGACGCTCAGGTACAGA
- the NCAS0B00110 gene encoding uncharacterized protein (ancestral locus Anc_3.0), whose protein sequence is MAPVLNVGIVGTGIFARDRHLPSYKEMSDNFKVVAAFNRTKAKALDFAKVAGIPEDHVYDNLDEIMNDKEVSFIDALLPAQFNLSTVQKAISAGKPVLLEKPIAATMAQAREIVKITDASDIPVGIAENWTYLTCIDLAKKHLARIGPVVGFTHNSTGPFNSTNKYLSTSWRQHPEHIGGFLSDGGVHQLALVIALLGEFGSVSALTRQVRKESGTDDIVFSTVQMKDNDVVGTFTYGSAFGATSKSVFLKIYGKNGSVVVDLSNKQQPTVSVTVGDSAETAGKEEVYQVEKDESFGVNPEFLNFHEAVAKKDKTLFKSSPRSAFHHLACVAAFLESSAKNGTTVEVETI, encoded by the coding sequence ATGGCTCCAGTTTTAAACGTCGGTATAGTTGGTACTGGTATCTTTGCCAGAGATAGACATTTACCATCCTACAAAGAAATGTCTgacaatttcaaagttgTTGCTGCCTTCAACAGAACAAAGGCTAAGGCTTTAGATTTTGCTAAAGTAGCTGGTATTCCAGAAGACCACGTCTATGATAACTTGGATGAAATTATGAACGATAAAGAGGTTTCTTTCATCGACGCCTTATTACCAGCTCAATTCAACTTATCAACTGTTCAAAAAGCTATTTCAGCTGGTAAACCAGTTCTATTAGAAAAACCTATTGCTGCTACCATGGCACAAGCAAGAGAGATTGTTAAAATTACCGATGCATCTGATATTCCAGTTGGTATTGCAGAAAACTGGACTTATTTGACTTGTATTGATCTTGCCAAGAAGCATTTGGCAAGAATTGGTCCAGTTGTTGGTTTCACCCACAATTCCACTGGTCCATTCAACTCTACTAACAAATATCTATCTACCTCTTGGAGACAGCATCCAGAACATATCGGTGGTTTCTTATCAGATGGTGGTGTACATCAATTAGCATTGGTTATTGCCTTATTAGGGGAATTCGGCTCTGTTTCCGCCTTGACTAGACAAGTCCGTAAAGAATCAGGTACTGATGATATTGTGTTTTCAACCGTGCAAATGAAGGATAATGATGTTGTTGGTACATTCACATACGGTTCAGCCTTCGGTGCTACCTCCAAGAGtgttttcttgaagatCTATGGTAAGAATGGAAGTGTCGTCGTTGATTTATCCAACAAACAACAACCTACCGTGTCTGTAACTGTAGGTGATTCTGCTGAAACCGCTGGAAAGGAAGAAGTTTATCAAGTCGAAAAAGATGAATCTTTCGGTGTTAACCCAGAATTCTTGAACTTCCACGAAGCTGTTGCTAAGAAAGATAAGACTTTGTTCAAAAGTTCTCCAAGATCTGCTTTCCACCATTTAGCCTGTGTTGCAGCCTTCTTGGAATCATCTGCAAAGAATGGTACCACTGTTGAAGTTGAAACGATCTAG
- the TAF13 gene encoding Taf13p (ancestral locus Anc_8.878), producing the protein MSRRLKRTNLFSKDMSSLLYAYGDVPQPLPQTVQCLDELVSSYLVDICNAAYQSAKNSQRNKLKIEDFKFALRNDPIKLGRAEELIATNKLITEAKKQFNETDNQSLKRYRADGEEEEELNDEDLDENENENENENETELKVPKAGMTDKKQNGKKRKKTTKKVKLPKEK; encoded by the coding sequence ATGTCCAGAAGGTTGAAAAGAACTaatcttttttcaaaagatatGAGTTCGTTATTATATGCTTATGGAGATGTTCCCCAGCCTTTGCCCCAGACGGTTCAATGTCTGGATGAGCTTGTATCGTCCTACTTGGTTGATATTTGTAATGCCGCATATCAAAGTGCAAAGAACTCACAGAGAAATAAGTTGAAGATTGAAGACTTCAAATTTGCGCTTCGCAATGATCCAATAAAATTAGGTAGAGCAGAGGAATTAATAGCAACAAATAAGTTGATTACAGAAGCTAAAAAACAGTTTAACGAAACAGACAACCAATCGCTAAAGAGATATAGAGCTGATggggaagaagaagaagaactaaACGACGAAGATCTTGACGAAAATGAGAATGAGAATgagaatgaaaatgaaaccGAGCTTAAGGTTCCTAAGGCAGGAATGACTgataagaaacaaaacgggaagaaaaggaagaagacAACAAAGAAAGTCAAACTGCCGAAAGAGAAATaa
- the ERO1 gene encoding ER oxidoreductin (ancestral locus Anc_8.877) → MKLLTSIKGFIATSLLVDSVLSDLNVSNNDTEISDDTPFCKLEKESAVSTSCDVTFKEINQINSNIREDLQTLVNTDFFKYFKLDLYKECPFWDDSNRLCTDGSCSIDIVEDWSQLPEYWQPKALGGLHDPETDILEGTDDECSFLDQLCQGRDQTHPAQPPKFDFDYCDVNEFESKESVLVDLTKNPERFTGYGGQEARNIWQYIYGENCFSTTTEGKCLAKDAFYRLVSGLHASIGVHISNEMLDTKTGKWGPNLDFFMARVGNFPDRITNIYFNYAVVAKALWKIRPYLTHLDFCNEYDNNVKSKIVSITSQLDRNIFHEDLLFKDDLTYKLKDEFRTRFKNVTRIMDCVDCDTCRLWGKVQTTGYATSLKILFELEDADEETQQYIVDKLTKYELIALLNTFDRLSQAIEAINNFEKMYNDKLNIEDNKATNKTSIFSSNNFFKLLEMAKNTINNNLTKRNHEVKEEQVSHKFSDLKMPKKKIVKKAVNDENKWTKAWHTEIGNVMEALRFIYRSYLDLPKNIWTIALSNMNKFWNKFIGVANYLREEEENPTVYKLNIQ, encoded by the coding sequence ATGAAATTGTTAACCTCCATTAAGGGCTTCATCGCTACCTCGCTACTGGTTGACTCAGTACTGTCTGATCTTAATGTTAGCAATAATGATACTGAGATTTCAGATGATACCccattttgtaaattagAAAAGGAGTCGGCTGTTAGTACCAGTTGTGATGTCACGTTCAAGgaaattaatcaaatcaACAGTAACATCAGAGAAGATCTTCAAACGTTGGTAAACACAgactttttcaaatattttaaattggATCTATACAAGGAATGTCCATTCTGGGATGATAGCAACAGATTATGTACCGATGGTAGTTGTTCTATCGATATCGTGGAAGATTGGAGTCAATTACCAGAATATTGGCAACCAAAGGCTCTAGGTGGACTACATGACCCAGAAACTGATATACTGGAGGGAACAGATGATGAATGCTCGTTTTTGGATCAATTATGCCAAGGTCGTGATCAAACTCATCCTGCGCAGCCTCCAAAGTTCGATTTCGATTATTGTGATGTGAATGAATTCGAAAGTAAGGAATCTGTATTGGTGGATCTAACCAAGAATCCAGAAAGATTTACCGGGTATGGTGGTCAGGAAGCTAGAAATATATGGCAATACATATACGGTGAAAATTGTTTCTCCACAACGACAGAGGGGAAATGTTTGGCTAAAGATGCATTTTATAGATTAGTTTCTGGTTTACATGCATCCATTGGAGTTCATATCTCCAATGAAATGTTGGATACAAAGACGGGCAAATGGGGACCTAATTTAGATTTTTTCATGGCCAGAGTGGGTAATTTCCCAGATAGAATCACAAACATATATTTCAACTATGCTGTAGTGGCAAAGGCGTTATGGAAGATTAGACCTTATTTAACTCATTTGGATTTCTGTAACGAGTACGATAATAATGTTAAATCCAAGATTGTCAGTATTACCTCTCAATTGGATCGTAACATTTTCCatgaagatttattgtTTAAAGATGATTTGACATACAAACTCAAGGATGAATTTAGAACTCGTTTTAAGAATGTCACTAGAATTATGGATTGTGTCGATTGTGATACTTGCAGATTGTGGGGGAAAGTTCAAACCACAGGATATGCAACAAGTTTAAAGATTCTATTCGAACTAGAAGATGCTGATGAAGAAACTCAACAATACATTGTCGATAAACTAACCAAATATGAACTGATTGCATTGTTAAACACATTTGATAGATTGTCCCAAGCCATTGAAGCTATaaacaattttgaaaaaatgtATAACGACAAGCTAaacattgaagataataaagCAACTAACAAGACATCCATTTTCAGCagtaataattttttcaaattattagaaatggcaaaaaatacaattaataataatctaACGAAAAGAAACCACGAAGTAAAGGAAGAGCAAGTTTCTCACAAATTCTCGGATTTAAAAATGccaaaaaagaaaatagtGAAAAAGGCagttaatgatgaaaataaatggaCAAAGGCATGGCATACCGAAATTGGAAATGTGATGGAAGCATTAAGGTTTATCTACAGAAGTTACTTGGATTTAccaaagaatatttggacTATCGCATTGAGtaatatgaataaattttggaataaattcattggtGTTGCTAATTATTTAagagaagaggaagaaaatcCAACAGTTTATAAACTTAACATTCAGTAG
- the UTP14 gene encoding Utp14p (ancestral locus Anc_8.872), whose product MAKKKSGSKAKSSKRALNALEIAERELGGFDSDEEAKRYNSRRNGTVVNLLKKVERSGKQDDGSGDDYSDNDGDSFEDEELDSDEALGSDDDYDILNSKFSQTIRDKKGEIDENDSEGGYTSIDEDELLPLSAVWDMDSKMDSNNNDDNQLQLQQDVSEDESSSDEESSSSSDENEVEENPFDEISDDEGDLELNNITSTLLKESSNATLKRLDNYGAGEENEFVLPTTTNGNASKSATAKLSLADMIDVVDDKEAVASATLIKGKSTTTAIPLPERIQKRHERKAAYEISKDEVNKWKDTIQQNRRAEHLSFPLNAPTEHNHATAFTRITGAPQTELQEKVDKMLKESNLVDPQKNSTFEELATAKMSSEEMKKKTAEMRLMRELMFREERKARRLKKIKSKSYHRIKKRELLRNRELAGISDESDDDHEAARARERMTLKHKTHSKWAKDMIKHGMTNHKETREEMEEMLRQGERLKEKILDRGDESDREVNLSDIENDNEEENTAKQNLGKTGVMGMAFMKNAEAKQKEANKETIAKLRAMEVDGDLDPFNSDVDETAIDGEVQVNKGRRIYTPGNLESRKELNEVEAQAREEIEIDNSRSLENRLKKNNVAKTASGLEIHNIEDSPEKEESTPSTTNKESSNPWLNDDDDEDQGQVKHSSKVNVIDKDSSKFSKSAQKIEKEMNKQNRKSKKSKNADDELLLDASDSNSLKIIDPYGGSDNEDTGFMFKQQEVIAEAFAGDDVVEEFVNEKKRVTIDEDDKEEDVTIPGWGDWAGAGANPKKKRKFIKKTKGVVTKDKRKDKNLKNVIINERVNKKNLKYQSSAVPFPFESREQYERSLRMPIGEQWTSRASHQSLIKPRIMTKPGQVIDPLKAPFK is encoded by the coding sequence ATGGCCAAGAAAAAGTCTGGATCGAAGGCTAAGAGCTCTAAGAGAGCATTGAACGCCTTGGAAATTGCAGAAAGGGAACTGGGTGGGTTCGACTCCGATGAAGAAGCTAAAAGATATAATTCACGTCGTAACGGTACTGTCGTTAACCTACTGAAGAAAGTAGAAAGAAGTGGTAAACAAGACGACGGGAGTGGTGATGATTACTCTGATAATGACGGAGATTCATTtgaggatgaagaattagattCTGATGAAGCTTTAGGTTCCGATGACGATTATGATATTTTAAACTCCAAATTCTCCCAAACTATTCGTGACAAGAAGGGGGAAatagatgaaaatgatagtGAGGGTGGATACACTTCGATTGACGAAGATGAACTATTACCCTTGTCTGCAGTTTGGGATATGGATTCCAAAATGGACAGTAACaacaatgatgataatCAATTACAATTACAACAAGATGTTTCAGAAGACGAATCCAGTTCAGACGAAGAATCGTCTTCTAGTagtgatgaaaatgaagtgGAAGAAAATCCGTTTGACGAAATTTCAGATGACGAAGGTGATCTTGAATTAAATAACATTACTTCTACTCTATTAAAGGAATCTTCAAATGCTACACTTAAAAGATTGGACAATTATGGTGCTGGggaggaaaatgaatttgttttACCCACTACCACAAATGGTAATGCTTCCAAATCGGCGACGGCCAAACTAAGTTTAGCGGATATGATCGATGTTGTCGATGATAAGGAAGCTGTTGCATCTGCGACTTTGATTAAAGGTAAGTCTACTACAACTGCGATACCACTTCCAGAAAGAATCCAAAAAAGACACGAACGTAAAGCAGCCTATGAAATTTCTAAGGATGAAGTTAATAAATGGAAGGATACCATTCAACAAAATAGGAGAGCTGAACATTTATCTTTCCCATTGAATGCACCAACAGAACATAACCATGCTACTGCCTTTACCAGAATTACTGGTGCTCCTCAGACTGAATTGCAGGAAAAAGTGGATAAAATGTTGAAGGAAAGTAATTTGGTAGATCCACAAAAGAACTCcacatttgaagaattggccACTGCCAAGATGTCCTCagaagaaatgaaaaagaaaactgCTGAAATGAGGTTGATGAGAGAATTAATGTTCCGTGAGGAAAGGAAGGCAAgaagattaaagaaaattaaatcGAAATCTTATCATAGAATTAAAAAGAGAGAATTGTTAAGGAACAGAGAACTTGCTGGTATTTCTGATGAaagtgatgatgatcaTGAAGCAGCTAGAGCAAGAGAAAGAATGACCTTGAAACATAAAACTCATTCCAAATGGGCCAAGGATATGATTAAGCATGGTATGACGAACCACAAGGAAACTAGAGAAGAAATGGAGGAAATGTTGAGACAAGGTGAGCgtttgaaagaaaagatattgGACCGCGGTGACGAAAGTGACAGAGAAGTCAATCTAAgtgatattgaaaatgataatgaagaagaaaatacgGCCAAGCAGAACCTTGGCAAAACAGGAGTTATGGGAATGGCATTCATGAAAAATGCGGAGGCCAAACAGAAAGAGGctaataaagaaacaattgcaaAACTACGAGCCATGGAAGTGGATGGAGATCTTGATCCGTTCAATAGTGATGTGGACGAGACTGCCATTGATGGCGAAGTACAGGTGAACAAAGGTAGGAGGATTTACACACCTGGGAACTTGGAATCTCGTAAGGAATTAAACGAAGTGGAGGCTCAAGCAAGagaggaaattgaaattgataattctAGATCTTTAGAGAACCGTcttaagaaaaataatgttGCCAAAACAGCAAGTGGATTGGAAATACATAACATTGAAGATTCACCTGAAAAAGAGGAGTCCACTCCTTCCACCACTAACAAAGAATCATCCAATCCCTGGTTaaatgatgacgatgatgaagatcaAGGACAAGTAAAACACTCTTCCAAGGTGAATGTTATTGATAAGGATAGTTCAAAGTTTTCAAAGAGTGCTCAAAAGATCGAAAAGGAAATGAACAAACAAAATagaaaatcaaagaaatcaaagaatGCCGATGATGAACTATTACTTGATGCATCCGATTCAAATAGCttgaaaattattgatCCATACGGTGGGtctgataatgaagatacTGGTTTTATGTTTAAACAGCAAGAAGTCATTGCTGAAGCTTTTGCAGGTGATGATGTGgttgaagaatttgtcaatgagaagaagagagtaactattgatgaagatgataaggAGGAAGATGTGACCATCCCAGGTTGGGGTGATTGGGCTGGTGCTGGCGCaaatccaaagaagaagagaaaattCATCAAGAAAACTAAGGGTGTTGTAACAAAAGACAAGAGGAAGgataaaaatttaaagaacGTCATTATTAATGAGAGAGTcaataagaaaaatttgaagtaTCAATCTTCAGCTGTGCCCTTCCCATTTGAGAGTAGAGAACAGTATGAAAGATCATTGCGTATGCCAATTGGTGAACAGTGGACTTCCAGGGCATCTCATCAATCTTTAATAAAACCAAGAATTATGACCAAACCTGGACAAGTTATTGACCCACTTAAGGCTCCATTTAAGTAG
- the PRE8 gene encoding proteasome core particle subunit alpha 2 (ancestral locus Anc_8.871), which produces MADRYSFSLTTFSPSGKLGQIDYALTAVNQGVTSLGIKATNGVVIATEKKSSSPLALTETLSKVELITPDIGAVYSGMGPDYRVLVDKSRKVAHTNYKRIYGVYPPTKLLVSEIAKIMQEATQSGGVRPFGVSLLVAGHDEHKGFSLYQVDPSGSYFPWKATAIGKGSTAAKTFLEKRWNDELELEDAIHIALLTLKESVEGEFNGDTIEIGVISEPNQELLGYTGVPQDKGPRFRKLTSQEINDRLDAL; this is translated from the coding sequence ATGGCTGATAGATACTCTTTTTCCTTAACAACCTTTTCTCCAAGCGGTAAATTGGGTCAAATCGATTATGCTCTTACTGCAGTTAACCAAGGTGTGACATCCTTAGGGATCAAAGCTACCAATGGGGTGGTCATTGCCACCGAGAAgaaatcttcttcacctCTTGCTTTAACAGAAACATTATCCAAAGTGGAACTAATAACACCAGACATTGGTGCTGTATATTCAGGTATGGGCCCTGATTACAGAGTTCTAGTGGATAAATCTAGAAAAGTTGCACATACAAATTATAAGAGAATATATGGTGTTTATCCACCAACCAAATTGCTTGTCTCTGAAATTGCCAAAATTATGCAGGAAGCTACTCAATCTGGTGGGGTGAGACCATTTGGTGTTTCCTTATTAGTAGCCGGGCACGATGAACACAAAGGGTTTAGTTTATACCAAGTAGATCCATCAGGCTCTTATTTCCCATGGAAGGCTACCGCTATAGGGAAAGGCTCCACAGCTGCAAAGacatttttggaaaagagaTGGAACGAcgaattggaattggaagatgCTATACACATTGCTCTTCTTACCTTGAAGGAATCTGTCGAAGGTGAATTTAATGGGGATaccattgaaattggtgTCATCAGTGAACCAAACCAGGAACTACTGGGATATACTGGTGTCCCCCAAGATAAGGGCCCAAGATTTAGAAAGCTTACCTCTCAGGAGATTAATGATAGGTTGGATGCATtataa
- the NCAS0B00160 gene encoding uncharacterized protein (ancestral locus Anc_8.868): MGNDGGSINKAHNLKLTFETSSKNESLDVKEFNDNSKWKICRLSGKKLRLPVVSDYKGNIFNKDAVLEWLLSPSKEEYSQELIKKFAHIKKLNDVIELQNLEEAYCKGEEDEDLIPIGLKCKFGDDLLGSSSLQYVYLIPCGDVLPRDALNLTKNSVCPVCQSNFENKNLIPLNPTFLDDEYKLQQRINELDLQHKFHNLKPKGSKKKRRRNEKQLGKIAKR, translated from the exons ATGGGT AATGATGGTGGATCTATAAATAAAGCACATAACCTTAAGTTAACCTTTGAGACATCTTCTAAAAATGAATCTCTGGAtgttaaagaatttaatgacaattctaaatggaaaatatgTCGACTATCAGGTAAGAAGTTGCGCCTTCCAGTAGTCAGTGACTATAAAGgcaatatattcaataagGATGCCGTACTGGAATGGCTTCTCTCCCCCTCCAAGGAGGAATATAGTCAAGAATTGATAAAGAAGTTTGCACatatcaaaaaattgaatgatgtCATAGAATTACAGAACTTGGAAGAGGCATATTGTAAAGGTGAGGAAGACGAAGATCTTATTCCGATTGGATTGAAATGTAAATTTGGCGATGACCTATTGGGATCAAGTTCACTTCAATATGTTTACCTGATACCCTGCGGAGATGTTCTTCCTAGGGATGCCTTGAACTTGACTAAGAACTCTGTGTGTCCTGTTTGTCAgtccaattttgaaaataaaaacctTATTCCCTTGAACCCCACATTTCTTGATGATGAATACAAATTGCAACAGCGAATAAATGAACTAGATCTCCAACATAAGTTTCATAATCTCAAGCCCAAAGGgtcaaagaagaaaaggagaAGGAATGAAAAGCAATTAGGTAAAATTGCAAAGCGATGA
- the MSC1 gene encoding double-strand break repair enhancer MSC1 (ancestral locus Anc_8.867) gives MKLSTVVSCSILVTTSLAAQSAFDFDKWSHNDLLDYVNDHMSNLKDVASESMDDLKKDASEVWEQNAHPKPWWKFWASDDKQFPWVKSSSSPVSDWLFNSWSKEDLYNFLKKHKIDAQLEDSKDQLVNKVQENFNDISKKLDSSGYYPSSSYFNDWSIDDLKNWLKEYNIPAERSIKDKKDELIKQVRKNIYQVSAKVEKERLNLLDSLDLANKQFLDKTGELKENIFDTWSKDDLEKWLASHKVKLDEKMMDSHDYLVETANNNYDLLKDDINWYLKTLKKKSSPFLQKTPEYVDSVWGSVSSKAEDVYSKTKGKTNEVINDTFLIGVDNWSKDRLKAFLDIRDINYSMFATKKELAQMVRDSRNKPLRDVKEGYFHYLDTFKDWANEKREAVKDSDMYESMNDQVENVNKKAGEFKDRVNEAFDTWSQKDLQTYLEDFGIKAKPTSTREELIQNAKENTQWFFGFDQEPYYKRYYHNAAHWMKQRLNSILPKFW, from the coding sequence atgaaattatctACTGTAGTTTCGTGTTCTATCCTGGTGACTACTTCATTAGCTGCCCAATCTGCTTTTGATTTTGACAAATGGTCCCATAATGACCTTTTAGATTATGTGAACGATCACATGTCTAACTTGAAAGATGTGGCAAGTGAATCCATGGATGATCTAAAGAAAGATGCATCCGAAGTTTGGGAACAAAATGCTCATCCTAAACCATGGTGGAAGTTCTGGGCTTCTGATGATAAGCAGTTTCCATGGGTAAAGTCATCATCCTCACCTGTCTCTGACTGGCTTTTCAATAGCTGGTCGAAGGAAGATCTTTATaactttttgaagaaacataAAATTGATGCACAACTGGAAGATTCTAAAGATCAATTGGTCAATAAGGTTCAggaaaattttaatgatatttcaaagaaacTTGACTCATCCGGTTATTATCCATCTAGCTCTTATTTCAATGATTGGTCCATCGACGACTTAAAGAACTGgttgaaagaatataacATCCCAGCTGAAAGAAGTATTAAAGACAAGAAAGATGAATTGATCAAACAAGttagaaaaaatatatatcaAGTGTCCGCTAAAgttgaaaaggaaagatTAAATCTATTAGATTCCCTGGATTTGGCTAACAAGCAATTCCTTGATAAGACTGgtgaattgaaagagaatatttttgataCCTGGTCCAAggatgatttggaaaaatggTTAGCTAGTCATAAGGttaaattggatgaaaagATGATGGACTCACATGATTATTTGGTTGAGACCGCAAACAATAACTACGATTTATTAAAGGATGATATTAATTGgtatttgaaaacattgaagaaaaaatcatcTCCATTTTTGCAAAAGACTCCCGAGTATGTTGATTCAGTTTGGGGTTCTGTCTCTTCGAAAGCCGAAGATGTCTATTCTAAGACTAAGGGGAAGACTAATGAAGTTATCAATGACACATTTTTAATTGGTGTAGACAATTGGTCAAAGGACAGATTGAAGGCTTTCCTTGATATTCGTGATATTAACTACTCTATGTTTGCTACTAAAAAGGAATTGGCTCAAATGGTTAGAGATTCAAGGAACAAACCATTGAGAGACGTGAAGGAAGGATACTTCCATTACTTAGACACCTTTAAAGATTGGGCCAATGAGAAGAGAGAAGCAGTGAAAGATTCCGACATGTATGAATCTATGAATGATCAGGTGGAAAATGTTAACAAGAAGGCAGGTGAATTTAAGGATAGAGTGAATGAAGCTTTTGATACTTGGTCACAAAAGGATTTGCAAACTTATTTAGAAGACTTTGGAATTAAAGCAAAACCTACTTCTAcaagagaagaattgattcaaaatgCAAAGGAAAACACGCAATGGTTCTTTGGGTTCGATCAAGAACCATATTACAAGAGATATTACCACAATGCTGCCCATTGGATGAAACAACGTTTGAATTCCATTCTACCAAAATTCTggtga